The Ranitomeya variabilis isolate aRanVar5 chromosome 1 unlocalized genomic scaffold, aRanVar5.hap1 SUPER_1_unloc_3, whole genome shotgun sequence DNA window tagtaatggataggtgccttttgacgcctctccattactaaccgggcttaatgtcaccttacaatacaatggtgacattaaccccttattactccatatcccacagctacacgggagtggtaagagaggggctaagtgccagaattaaaGCAttttagagatgcaccatttctggggcgctgCGGGctagtatttgtagccggggggtggggggcaaataaccatgccccttcctaggctatgaatatcagcccgcagctgtctgcaaaacctttctggctgtaaaatatatgggtaccccacatctttttttggggttcccttttttaaatagccagtaaaggctatacagacagctgcgggctgatattcatagcctgggaaggggccatgggtattacccccttcccaggctacaaatattggccagaTAGAAAAAAGCAAATAATGTAGTACAACTACCAATCGTATAGACTGATTCCACCAAacgatatatatatattacagcaaCAGTGGAAattaaaacatagcttttaataaatatttaaaagaTACCAAAAGTGTCACCCGAAGTGGattaaaaaaaggggggagggttaTAAATGTCTGTAGGACAAagacaataacaaaaaaaaaccctttagattaacccctttacccccaagggtggtttgcacgttaatgaccaggccaatttttacaattctgaccactgtccctttatgaggttataactctggaacgcttcaacggatcccggtgattctgacattgttttctcgtgacatattgtacttcatgatagtggtaaaatttccttgatattacctgcgtttatttgtgaaaaaaattgaaatttggcgaaaattttgaacatttcgcaattttccaactttgaatttttatgcccttaaatctcagagatatatcatgcaaaatacttagtaagtaacatttcccacatgtccactttacatcagcacaattttggaaccaaaattattttttgtttgggagttataagggtaaaaagttgaccagaaatttctcatttttccaacaccatttttttttttttagggaccacatctcatttgaagtcattttgaggggtctatatgatagaaaatactcaagtgtgacaccattctaaaaactgcacccctcaaggtgctcaaaaccacattcaagaagtttattaacccttcaggtgtttcacaggaatttttggaatgtttaaataaaaatgaacatttaactttttttcacacaaaatttatttcagctccaatttgttttattttaccaagggtaacaggagaaaatggaccccaaaagttgttctacaatttatcctgagtacgccgatacccgatatgtgggagtaaaccactgtttgggcacatggcagagctcggaaagaaaggagcgccattttacttttcaatgcaaaattgactggaattgagatgggacgccatgttgcgtttggagagcccctgatgtgcctaagcattgaaaccccccacaagtgacaccattttggaaagtagacccctaaaggaacttatctagatgtgtggtgagcactttgacccaagtgcttcacagaagtttataatgcaaagccgtaaaaacaaaaaatcatattttttcacaaaaatgatattttcacccccaattttttattttcccaagggtagcagaagaaattggaccccaaaagttgttgtgaaatttgtcctgagtacgctgataccccatatgtgggggtaaacaactgtttgggcgcatggcagagctcggaagggaaggagcgccgtttgacttttcaatgcaaaattgactgtaattgagatgggacaccatgtcacatttggagagcccctgatgtgcctaaacattaaaaccccccacaagtgacaccagtttggaaagtagaccccctaaggaacttatctagatgtgttttaagagctttgaacccccaagtgtttcactacagtttataacgcagagccgtgaaaatcatttttgtgaaaaaaaaaatatatatatattttttagcccccagttttgtattttcccaagggtaacaggagaaattggaccccaaaagttgctgtccaatttgtcctgagtacgataataccccatatgtgggggtaaacaactgtttgggtgcatggcagagctcgaaagggaaggagcgccatttggaatgcagacttagatggattgttctgcaggcgtcacgttgcatttgcagagcccctgatgtacccaaacagtagaaacccctcacaagtgaccccatattggaaactagacctcccaaggaacttatctagatgtgttgtgagaactttgaacccccaagtgtttcactacagtttacaacgaagagccgtgaaaataaaaaatcttttttttgtcccacaaaaatgatatttagccccccaaatttttattttcccaaggataacaagagaacttagaccccaaaagttgttgtccaatttgtcccgagtacgctgatacctcatatgttggggtaaacccctgtttgggcgcacgggagagctcggaagggaaggaggattgttttactttttcaacgcagaattggctggaattgagatcgaacgccatgtcgcgtttggagagcccctgatgtgcctgaacagtggaaactccccaattctacctgaaactctaatccaaacacacccctaaccctaatcccaacggtaaccctaaccacacccataaccctgacacacccctaactctaatcccaaccataaatgtaatccaaaccctaaccctaactttagccccaaccctaaccctaatgggaaaatggaaataaatacttttttttttttattttattatttttccctaactaagggggtgatgaagggggggttgatttacttttatagcgttttttatagtggattttttatgattggcagctgtcacacactaaaagacgctttttatagcaaaaaagttattgcgtctccacattttgagacctataatttttccatatttttgtccacagagtcttgtgaggtcttgttttttgcgggacgagttgacgtttttattggtaacattttcggacacgtgacagtttttgatcgctttttattccgatttttgtgaggcagaatgaccaaaaaccagctattcaagaatttcttttgggggaggtgtttataccgttccacgtttggtaaaattgataaagcagttttattcgtcgggtcagtacgattacagcaatacatcatttatatcatttttttatgttttggcgcttttatacgataaaagctattttatagaaaaaattattttggcatcgctttattctgaggactataacttttttatttttttgcttatgatgctgtatggtggctccttttttgtgggacaagatgacgttttctgcggtaccatggttatttatatccgtctttttgatcgcgtgttattccactttttgttcggcagtatgataataaagctttgttttttgcctctttttttttttcttacggtgttcactgtaggggttaactagtgggacagttttataggttgggccgttacagacgcggcgatactaaatatgtgtacttttattgtgttttttttaatttagataaagaaatgtatttatgggaataattttttttttttctttatttaggaatttttatttatttatttttttaacacatcactctgtcagatcagcgatctgacttccagcgctgcaggcttaccagcacctgctctggacccggaagtagtccctgcaggacccggatgcagccccgcggccattttggatccggggcctgcagggataggaggtaagagacgctaggAGCAACgccatcacatcgcgttgctccgagggtcccagggaagcgcgcagggagccccctccctgcgcgatgcttccctataccgccgcaacactgcgatcatgtttgatcgcagtgtgccggggttaatgtgtcgggggcggtccgtgtccgctcctggcacatagtgccggatgtcagctgtgataatcagctgacacccggccgcgctccccccgtgagcgtgccgATCGTGATCGATCtcgatcccgtcggtggtcatactggcccaccccacctcaacgggatagtacgtccgatgtcagaaaggggttaagggctcctttccacttgcgagaaacacatccgtgtctcgcatgtaaaaaccaagctgtggcatcggcactccagagcggagcgtgcggctgcatagcaatacatacagccgcacgctccgctcccaagtgctggcgccagagcttggttttcacatgcgagacacgaacgtttatctcgcaagtggaaaggagccctaaggAAAGATATCTCTTGCAGTGGCTCTAGAGAAGTCTATATAAATCAGGGTATAATGTCTAAGGCAGTTCCTGCAAACATCAAGTCTATAAATGGCAAAACGCCAATACTCATATCCCTGGTTGCATAATTATAAACAGttaccactaaggctactttcacacttccgtcaaagtgcctacgtcgcaatgcgttgttttggagaaaaaacgcatcctgcaaagttgcccgcaggatgcgttttttctccatagacttgcattagcgaagcattgcgacatatggccacacgtcgcatccatcgtgctacggatgcgtcgtgttttggcggaccgtcggcacaaaaaaaacatgtaactttttttgtgcgacgtgtctgtatttccgaccgcgcatgcgcggctggaactccgccccctcctccccagacattacaatggggcagcggatgcgttgaaaaactgcatccgctgtccccgttgttcattttatttcacaacgtccgtcgggccgacgcatggcaacagccccgtaccgacggaagtgtgaaagtagcctaataggaaTCAGACGCAGCAGAGCCGTCACTCCGGGCAGGcgctggggacgctaatgaagcaagaggaggcagcgcccgacacgcacaggcccggagtgacggctgtgctgcgtctgattgggGGGGGGAAAGACGCGCCctcgggacgatttcacggtatgaggggcacatttaaaagcgtttatttcagcgtgtgcacggagcataactaaaagagccaccttgtcagaatgcagcattagtgctgcacaaggtggctcttttagttacaaaggcCTGGGGGggaaggggtgacaggttccctttaaatagctcaataaaagctatattttattcaATAAGACTCAGCCTACAACTGGGATCACATTAATTTTTTGCTGTCCTTGAAACAAAAAGCTTTTTCATAGATTGCTATGGAATCTGTAAATCTTTCTTCATTCCTAACACCAGCTGGACCAACATCTGACCACTATGTATTGGCTGCCATATTTTACAAtcgctttcttttataaaaccagataaagatattaaataaaaaattgcatCCGATAACTTTACATGAAGAATCCTAATATAATATAAAGAATATGTTaccaaggaataaaaaaaaaaaatcttattgctTCATGTTAAGTGCATGCCATCATTACCTGGTGAATCGGACCTTGCAGATAATGCACTCATATGGTTTCTCCCCAGTGTGAGTGCGTATGTGCCGAGGCAGCTTTCCCGCTCCCTGAATCACTTTCTCACAAATTGGACATTTTTGAAAGGCTTTAGCCCTCATTTTCTTCTCCACTTTTTGACTCCAACTTGGATAGCCATCAGTCTCTTCTTCgccatcctcttcctcctcttcgtcATGAGGACCACTACGGAAGTATTTCAAGTAATAGTCCATATTTCCCTCTTCACTTTCATCATCTGGACCTACACCCTCCCTCTGAGATGTACTCATCATGTCCTGCAACAGAGCACCTGCTGTTAGGCTGTCCATTTCATTTAAACATGGCCCCCCAACCAGACAACTAAAAAGTGGTATGCCTTCTGTATCTGGAGGTTCAGGTCCCTCATCACAATTATTATCCTCAAGCATTAGCCTGTAATGTCCATTCTGGGAAGGGACATATATTTGGTCCTGATCCTTTTCATGCCATTCATCCAAAAGCTGCCCTTCTGATCCATTATTTTGTGGTGATTGGCAATATCCCTCCTCCAATGTAGAGGATGGCTCTGTTTCTTGTCCAAATGGACAAGTGCTGCTCCAAGGACTTCCATCCTGCCCCTTACTCTGAAAATACTCCAAATATTCTTGTGCTCGTGCCAAGTTTTGTGGGTCACCTGAAAGTGCAGATTCCTTCTGTTCTAAAAAAGGGCCATTTAAGAGGTCAGCACACACATTCCGAACTGTGCTAATGTCCAGCAATCGTGAGGCATCCAGAATCTCACTCACATTCCCTGCACTCAGAGTTAAGGTAGCAGTATAAGCAAAGTCAAGAAGCGCAGAGAGGGATTCAGCAGTTACAAAGTCCAGCTGATAAACGGTTAGTCTTTCCGCTGCTGGACCTGAGGTAAATAGCTGATGAAAATAGAGGCTGCAGGCTGCAAGGACTGAACGATGTGCAGGGAAATCTCTGCCTTGGCAAAGAAGAAGCACATCACATAATTCCCCTCGTTGACGCTGGCCATTGAGAGCACACAGAACATCACTACCTTGGTCTGGGAAGGGAATTCCAATTGGGCCATCAACAGCAGAAGATGCCATACTGTTTCAACCCTGTAATTAAATGAAAAGGGAAAATGTACTttgttaaaaatatgaaaaaaatatatatatcttgaacTAATAGGTAAAAGAGTTAAAagagaataagaaaaaaaaaaaaaacacaagcactTCACCAGTTTGATCTCCTCCTGCTCTACTGGTCCCCGCAGGTCTCTGTTTCCTTTCCTGCAGCTGACCAGGTCATACCCGTATGACTGCTGTAGCCAATCGGTGATTAATCGCTATGGCCATGTGAGTAAATGGCACACTAGGAGATCAGCTGCAGATAAGAAAATAGTGACAGTGAAAGAGCAACAGATTGTTGTGCTGAAGCAGGGGATTAAACTGATAAGTAATGTCTGTTACTTTATATTAAAGCATTCACTGACCATTATGAAAATATATTTTCCTGTGCAAACCTTTTAcataaagataaaataaaaagtTGGTAATGAAAGTGTATATACGGTAGCATGTAAAAGATTGGGCATTCCTGGTCAAAATAACTTTTCAACttgcttaaggctgtgtgcacaagatgcggatttagtgcggatctgtgactgtgatttacagtacaatgtaaatcaatgggtaaaaaaaaaaaaagttgtgcagatggtgtggagaaatcagtgcggaattgctgcggatttaaaagaagtgcatgtcacttcttttgtgaggatctacagcatttctgcacccctccatgatagaaatccgcagtggcaaaatttgcagaaaatccgcgcaaaatccgcatcaattccgcggcAAATCAGCATAAACACCGAGGCAAAtatgcagctgcggattctgccaggagatgcagattctgtgcagaaaattcagcaccacatttcctatgtgtgcacatagcctaactgttcacaataaaagtaaaGTCACATTTCCTTTGTACTTTTTTCCAACTttggccaaggtttcagaccttcattagcctgttagggttatgacttgttgaCCACCAttgttaggaaaggtcaggtgatgcaaatttcacagctttataaaATACAtagtctcctctaaccttgtgccaaataacagcagcaatgggttcttctaaacagctaCCTAGAATTCTGAAAATGGAGGATGCCAACAAGCCAGGAGAAGGCTACAAGATaagagttttcaagttgccctttcctcagttctaaatgtaattaagaaatggcagttaacaggaacagtagaggtcaagataagttcagtaaaaccaagcaaaatttcaatgacagctgctcataggattgctagagaggcaactcagaacccccacttgactgcaaaagaccttcaaaaagattgagcagactctggagttcagtgacacctgcacaaatatggcattcatggaagagtcatcagaagaaaatctctcctgcattctcaccatAAAATCCAgtgtcaaaagtatgcaaaagatcATCTAAACAAGACTGAtacattttgaaaacaagtccttTGAACCAACGAGGTTAAAAAAGAACTCTTTGGCCCAATaatcaaaaggtatgtgtggaagggaaaaaaaaggcacagaatttcaggaaaagaacatctggccaaccattaaccccttcacccccaagggtggtttgcacgttaatgaccgggccaatttttacaattctgaccactgtccctttatgaggctataactctggaacgctttgacggatcttggcgattctgacaatgttttctcgtgacatattgtacttcatgttagtggtaaaatttattcgatataacttgcgtttatttgtgaaaaaaatggaaatttggcgaaaattatgaaaattttgcaattttccaactttgaatttttatgcccttaaatcacagacatatgtcacgcaaaatacttaataagtaacatttcccacatgtctactttacatcagtacaattttggaaccaaaatttttttttgtgacggagttataagggttaaaagttgaccagcaatttctcatttttacaacaccatttttttttagggaccacatctcatttgaagtcattttgaggggtctatatgatagaaaatactcaagtgtgacaccattctaaaaactgcacccctcaaggtgctcaaaaccacattcaagaagtttattaacccttcaggtgtttcacaggaatttttggaatgtttaaataaaaatgaacatttaactttttttcacacaaaatttatttcagctccaatttgttttattttaccaagggtaacaggagaaaatggacccccaaagttgttgtataatttgtcctgagtacgctgataccccatatgtgggggtaaaccattgtttgggcgcatggcagagcttggaagggaaggagcgccatttgacttttcaatgcaaaattgactggaattgagatgggacgccatgttgcgtttggagagcccctgatgtgcctaaacattgaaactccctacaagtgacaccattttggaaagtagaccccctaaggaacttatctagatgtgtggtgagcactttgacccaccaagtgcttcacagaagtttataatgcagagccgtaaaaataaaaaatcatattttttcacaaaaatgatcttttcgcccccaattttttattttcccaagggtaagagaagaaattggaccccaaaaaatgttgtgcaatttgtcctgagtacgctgataccccatatgtgggtgtaaaccattgtttgggcgcatggcagagcttggaagggaaggagcgccatttgacttttcaatgcaaaattgactggaattgagatgggacgccatgttgcgtttggagagcccctgatgtgcctaaacattgaaactccctacaagtgacaccattttggaaagtagaccccctaaggaacttatctagatgtgttttgagaactttgaacccccaagtgtttcactaaagtttatagcgcaaatccgtgaaaataaaaattctttttttttttcacaaaaatgattttttagcccccagttttgtattttcacaagggtaacaggataaattggaccccaaaagttgttgtccaatttgtcctgagtacgctgataccccatatgtgggggggaaccactgtttgggtgcatgacagagctcggaagggaaggagcaccatttggaatgcagccttaaatggattggtctgcaggcgtcacgttgcatttgcagagcccctgatgtacccaaacagtacaaaccccccacaagtgaccccatattggaaactagacctcccaaggaacttatctagatgtgttgtgagaactttgaacccccaagtgtttcactacagtttataacgcagagccgtgaaaataaaacatcttttttttcccacaaaaatgatttttagccccccaaatttttattttcctaaggataacaagagagcttggaccccagaagttgttgttcaatttgtcccgagtacgctgataacacatatgttggggtaaacccctttttgggcgcacgggagagctcggaagggaaggagcactgttttactttttcaacgcagaattggctggaattgagattggacgccatgtcgcgcttggagagcccctgatgtgcctggacagtggaaactccccaattctacctgaaaccctaacccaaacacacccctaaccctaatcccaacggtaaccctaaccacacccctagccctgacacacccataattctaatcccaaccctaatccaaacgtaaatgtaatccaaaccctaaccctaactttagccccaaccttaactttagccccaaccctaactttagccccaaccctaactttacctccaacccaagccctaaccctacccctacccctaaccctaaacgtgactgaaatacgtggcactgaaatacgtggcactgaaatacgtggcactgaaatacgtggcactgaaatacgtggcactgaaatacgtggcactgaaatacgtggcacttaaatacgtggcactgaaatacgtggcacttaaatacgtggcacttaaatacgtggcactgaaatatgtgatacgtggcacttaaatacgtggcactgaaacacgtggcactgaaatacgtgatacgtggcactgaaatacgtggcactgaaatatgtgatacgtggcacttaaatacgtggcactgaaatacgtggcactgaaatatgtgatacgtggcacttaaatacgtggcactgaaatacgtggcactgaaatacgtggcactgaaatacgtggcactgaaatacgtggcactgaaatatgtgatacgtggcacttaaatacgtggcactgaaacacgtggcactgaaatacgtgatacatggcactgaaatacgtggcactgaaatacgtggcactgaaatacgtggcactgaaacacgtgcaactgaaatacgtggtactaaaatatgtggcactgaaatacgtgatacgtggcactgaaatacgtggcactgaaacacgtggcactgaaatatgtgatacgttgccctgaaatacatggcactgaaatacatggcactgaaatacgtggcactgaaatacgtggcactgaaatacgtggcactgaaatacgtggcactgaaatacgtggcactgaaatacgtggcactatgactgtcagaaaatgttcattaaacggataggggtgaggttaggggtagagttagggttagggtttggatccctttatcacaatgatggtggtgggtggcttttcagtgtgttttctgtttttttttcgataaaaatgcatgcgtttttaacgcaaacaaacgcatgtgcttaaaaacgcaagaaaatactgcaggttgtatttctgaaaattaacgcatgcagaaaaaaaccgcatgcgttggaaaacgcgaccaaacgtgtacaaaaaaaaacgcatgcgttttcaatgttaaatatagggaaaaaacgcatgcgtttttttgtgcaaaaaacgctgcagacaaaaacgcaagtgtgaaaccagcgacgctttttatagcaaaaaaggttttgcgtctccacattttgagagctataatttttccacattttgctccacagagtcatgtgaggtcttgttttttgcgggacgagttgacgtttttattggtaacattttcggacacgtgaccgtttttgatcgctttttattccgatttttgtgaggcagaatgaccaaaaaccagcaattcctgaatttcttttgggagaggcgtttataccgttccgcgtttggtaaaattgataaagcagttttattcttcgggtcagtacgattacagcgatatctcatttatatcatttttttatgttttggcgcttttatacgataaaaactattttatagaaaaaataattattttggtatcgctttattctcaggactataacttttttatttttttgctgatgatgctgtgtggcggcttgttttttgcaggacaagatgacgttttcagtggtaccatggttatttatatatgtctttttgatcgcgtgttattccactttttgttcggcggtatggtaataaagcgttgttttttgcctcgttttttttttttttttcttacggtgtttactgaaggggttaactagtggggcagttttataggtggggtcgttacggacgcggcgatactaaatatgtgtacttttattgtttttttttttatttagataaagaaatgtatttatgggaataatatattttttttttttttcattattttggaatattttttttaatttttttttacacatttggaaatttttttttttacttttttactttgccccagggggggacaatacagatcggtgatctgtcagtttgcatagcactctgacagatcaccgatctgcgagaggtgcaggctgcttcacagtgcctgctctgagcaggcgtctgtgaagccacctccctccctgcaggacccggatccgcggccatcttggatccgggtctggagcaggcagggagggaggtaagaccctcgcagcaacgcgatcacatcgcgttgctgcggggggctcagggaagcccgcagggagccccctccctgcgcgatgcttccctgcaccgccggcacatcgcgatcatgtttgatcgcggtgtgccgggggttaatgtgccgggagcggtccgtgaccgctcctggcacatagtgccggatgtcagctgcgatatgcagccgacacccggccgcgatcggccgcgctccccccgtgagcgcggccgatcggctatgacgtactatcccgtcggcggtcatgggggcccaccccacctcgacgggatagtacgtcggatgtcaggaaggggttaagcatgggTGTGGATCAGTCATTGTGTTTCAGCCAAATGGCATAGGTAACATTTTACGGTTAGAGGGAAGAATGgaatcaatgaaatttcaacaaaaatcttgatgcaaacataacaccatctgtaaaaaaagctgaattTGAGAAGAGGATGGCGTCTATAAATGGAtaagtcaaaatccacaacagtCGACCTGAAAAGGTTCAAGCTGTAGGTTAAACAATGGACC harbors:
- the ZBTB7A gene encoding zinc finger and BTB domain-containing protein 7A isoform X5, coding for MASSAVDGPIGIPFPDQGSDVLCALNGQRQRGELCDVLLLCQGRDFPAHRSVLAACSLYFHQLFTSGPAAERLTVYQLDFVTAESLSALLDFAYTATLTLSAGNVSEILDASRLLDISTVRNVCADLLNGPFLEQKESALSGDPQNLARAQEYLEYFQSKGQDGSPWSSTCPFGQETEPSSTLEEGYCQSPQNNGSEGQLLDEWHEKDQDQIYVPSQNGHYRLMLEDNNCDEGPEPPDTEGIPLFSCLVGGPCLNEMDSLTAGALLQDMMSTSQREGVGPDDESEEGNMDYYLKYFRSGPHDEEEEEDGEEETDGYPSWSQKVEKKMRAKAFQKCPICEKVIQGAGKLPRHIRTHTGEKPYECIICKVRFTSD
- the ZBTB7A gene encoding zinc finger and BTB domain-containing protein 7A isoform X1, whose protein sequence is MASSAVDGPIGIPFPDQGSDVLCALNGQRQRGELCDVLLLCQGRDFPAHRSVLAACSLYFHQLFTSGPAAERLTVYQLDFVTAESLSALLDFAYTATLTLSAGNVSEILDASRLLDISTVRNVCADLLNGPFLEQKESALSGDPQNLARAQEYLEYFQSKGQDGSPWSSTCPFGQETEPSSTLEEGYCQSPQNNGSEGQLLDEWHEKDQDQIYVPSQNGHYRLMLEDNNCDEGPEPPDTEGIPLFSCLVGGPCLNEMDSLTAGALLQDMMSTSQREGVGPDDESEEGNMDYYLKYFRSGPHDEEEEEDGEEETDGYPSWSQKVEKKMRAKAFQKCPICEKVIQGAGKLPRHIRTHTGEKPYECIICKVRFTRQDKLKVHMRKHTGEKPYLCQQCGATFAHNYDLKNHSRVHTGLRPYQCQACHKTFVRSDHLHRHLKKDGCNGIPSRRGRKPRVREVIAPPAPPPGNGNSLKEILAGCPVMGAGSTS
- the ZBTB7A gene encoding zinc finger and BTB domain-containing protein 7A isoform X2 produces the protein MASSAVDGPIGIPFPDQGSDVLCALNGQRQRGELCDVLLLCQGRDFPAHRSVLAACSLYFHQLFTSGPAAERLTVYQLDFVTAESLSALLDFAYTATLTLSAGNVSEILDASRLLDISTVRNVCADLLNGPFLEQKESALSGDPQNLARAQEYLEYFQSKGQDGSPWSSTCPFGQETEPSSTLEEGYCQSPQNNGSEGQLLDEWHEKDQDQIYVPSQNGHYRLMLEDNNCDEGPEPPDTEGIPLFSCLVGGPCLNEMDSLTAGALLQDMMSTSQREGVGPDDESEEGNMDYYLKYFRSGPHDEEEEEDGEEETDGYPSWSQKVEKKMRAKAFQKCPICEKVIQGAGKLPRHIRTHTGEKPYECIICKVRFTRFRATGESLTSLHFQYRLRISTLSGIVADTCQALWNVLSG
- the ZBTB7A gene encoding zinc finger and BTB domain-containing protein 7A isoform X3: MASSAVDGPIGIPFPDQGSDVLCALNGQRQRGELCDVLLLCQGRDFPAHRSVLAACSLYFHQLFTSGPAAERLTVYQLDFVTAESLSALLDFAYTATLTLSAGNVSEILDASRLLDISTVRNVCADLLNGPFLEQKESALSGDPQNLARAQEYLEYFQSKGQDGSPWSSTCPFGQETEPSSTLEEGYCQSPQNNGSEGQLLDEWHEKDQDQIYVPSQNGHYRLMLEDNNCDEGPEPPDTEGIPLFSCLVGGPCLNEMDSLTAGALLQDMMSTSQREGVGPDDESEEGNMDYYLKYFRSGPHDEEEEEDGEEETDGYPSWSQKVEKKMRAKAFQKCPICEKVIQGAGKLPRHIRTHTGEKPYECIICKVRFTSNPPCCSDALPS
- the ZBTB7A gene encoding zinc finger and BTB domain-containing protein 7A isoform X4, which translates into the protein MASSAVDGPIGIPFPDQGSDVLCALNGQRQRGELCDVLLLCQGRDFPAHRSVLAACSLYFHQLFTSGPAAERLTVYQLDFVTAESLSALLDFAYTATLTLSAGNVSEILDASRLLDISTVRNVCADLLNGPFLEQKESALSGDPQNLARAQEYLEYFQSKGQDGSPWSSTCPFGQETEPSSTLEEGYCQSPQNNGSEGQLLDEWHEKDQDQIYVPSQNGHYRLMLEDNNCDEGPEPPDTEGIPLFSCLVGGPCLNEMDSLTAGALLQDMMSTSQREGVGPDDESEEGNMDYYLKYFRSGPHDEEEEEDGEEETDGYPSWSQKVEKKMRAKAFQKCPICEKVIQGAGKLPRHIRTHTGEKPYECIICKVRFTRVSE